The stretch of DNA GAGCGATCAGCTCGACTCCGGACCTGACGAGGGTGAACGGCCCGACAAACCGAACCGTCCGGCCCACGGCGAGGTCGACCCCGCGTCGCTGTCGACGGGAGCTATCCTCGCGAACGTCGCGCTCTCACAGGGGATGTTCGCGCTCGTCCTGATCGGTGCGGCTATCTACACGGGACTCCCGGCCGAGGCGCTCGGCATCGAGTTCTCTCTGAGCTATCTCGAGACGGGCCTGCTCGTCGGTATCGGTGCTGGACTCGTCCTGTACGCCGCAAACGAGATCGGTGCGGCGACGGCGACCTGGTTCGGTTTCGATCACGACGAGCAGTTACGGGAACTGCTGGCTCCGGAGACGACTCGCGGGTGGGTCATCCTGCTGGTCGGCGTCCTGCCGATCATCGCCGTCTTCGAGGAACTACTCTTCCGTGCGGCGCTGATCGGCGCGCTCTCGATGGGCTTTGGCATCGATCCGTGGCTGCTCGCAGTCCTCTCGTCGATTGCCTTCGGCATCGGCCACGGGATGCAGGGATCGGTCGGCATCGTCGTCACGGGATTGCTCGGTTTCGTCCTCGCGACCGTGTTCATCTTCACCGGGAGCCTGCTCGTAGTCGTCGTCGCCCACTACCTCATCAACGCCCTCGAGTTTCTCGTCCACGAGGGGCTGGGACTCGAGTGGGCGGAAACCATTGAAAGCTAAGGGGTAGCCGGCCTTCGCTACGGGTATGAGTAGTATCGACGATACCGGTATTCCGGAGCGGGCGTATCGATGGATCTTCTTCGGCGTCGTCCTCTACTTCGCACTGGTTGGGTACAGCGCGGTCGCGAACGAGCCGCTGGCAATGCTCGCAGCGACAGTAATCTTCGGCGTGATCGCGATCGGGCTGGGCGTGGTCCTCTACCGCCAGAGCGGTGGCGAGCCGTCGCCGACGCTCGCTGCAGCGATATTTCTCACGCTCGGTGGCTTCCTGCAGTTTGCCTTCCTCGCGACCGGTCAGTCCGTGATCGACGACCTCTCGTCGCTCGCGGTCTTTGCCGGGGTAGGACTGTACCTGTACACGGTCTGGAGCGACAACTGATTCTGGAGACGGTCCGACGGCGCGTCTACAGCCCCTCGAGCGAGCGCAGTTTCTGTTCGACGGCCGGCGGTGCGGCGCTTGGCCCATCCCGGACGCGATGGTCGGGGATCAGGATTGGTGCTGGATTCGCGTCCAGGGCGGTCCGAACGAGGATCTGATCGTCCTCGTCGTCGGCGTCGAGTTCCGGCGTCATTCGGGTCAGCGCCTCGACGCCGACCTGATCGCCGTAGGGTATCTGCCGTACCTGTTCCAGAATGGACCGCTGGTCGGTCGGCACCGTCAGCGCGACCTGGACGTCGTCGAAGGTGACCTCTTCGAGTCCGTCGAGGTACTCGAAGATCCGCTCGAGGACGGGACTTTCCTCGCTGTCGTCGGTGACGACGGTAGCCTCGTCGTCCGGGTGGTCGGGAAACGAGACGTCCAGGACACGCCCGCTGGCGACGCCGAGTTGCACGTAACAGTCGAGGTACGACGATTCCCGCGCGTAGATCCCAGCGTCGGTAACGTCCTCCATACGCTCTGGGTACGGGGTAGGGGCTTGAATAATCGCCGGTCACGTCCCGATGGCGCAAGGCTTTTGTACATATGAGTACGTCGATGTACAATAATGAACTCTAGTACGGCGCTCGCTCCCGAGGTGGAGTCGATACTGGCCGCTGCCCGGGAACGGCCGGGCGGGGACACTCCGCTGGAGGTCGCGCCACGACCGTTCTCCGACGCCCTCGAGCGCGCGGAAACGGACGGACGCGTCCCCGTGATCGCGGAAGTGAAGCCGACGAGTCCGACCGCGGACGGCACCCGCGAGGACGACCCCGTCGAACTGGCCGAGGCGATGGTTGCGGGCGGCGCGACCGCGATCTCGGTCCTCACCGAGCCGACCCACTTCGGCGGTTCGCCCGAGACGCTGACGCGAGTGCGCGAGGCCGTCGACGTCCCCGTCCTCCGGAAGGATTTCCTTCTTCGCGAGGAGCAACTCGATGTCGTCGAAGCCGACCTCGTGCTGGTGATCGCACGGTTCGTCGATAATCTCGCAGACCTCGTCACTGCCGCCCGTGACCGCGGCTTCCAGCCGCTGGTCGAGGTCCACGACGAGGCCGAACTCGAGGCAGCCCTCGAGGCGGACGCCGATCTCATCGGGGTGAACAATCGGGATCTGGCGCGACTCGAGGTGGATCTGGGGACGTTCGAGTCGGTTTCAGCCGACGTGCCTGACGACGTCACTCTGATCGCCGAGAGCGGCATCTCGACGCCGGCGGACGTCCGTCGGATGCGGGCGGCGGGTGCCGACGCCTTGCTCGTCGGTAGTGCCATTATGGACCACGGCGCGGAAGAGGCTGACGTCGAGGCGAACACGCGACGACTGACGCGATCGACCGTGGAGGAAGAGACATGAGCACGAGCGACTACGACGACGAGAAACGCGAACGAACCAGTGACGCTACGTTTGGTGACGACTATGGCGGCCAGTACGTCCCCGAGGCGCTGATGCCCGCCCTGCAGGAACTCGAGGACGCCTACGAACGGTACGTCCTCGAGAACGAGGACGGCTTCATGGACGAGTTCCGCGAACGGATGCGTGACTTCGGCGGGCGACCGACGCCGCTACAGCGTGCGGATCGGCTCAGCGAGCGCTACGACCGGGAGATCTACCTCAAGCGCGAGGATCTGGTCCACGGCGGCGCGCACAAACTGAACAACGCACTCGGGCAGGTCCTGCTGGCCAAATACATGGGCAAAGAACGGATCATCGCCGAAACCGGTGCCGGACAGCACGGCACGGCGACGGCGATGGCCGCGGCCCACCTCGACATGCCCTGTGAGATCTACATGGGCCGGACCGACATCAACCGCCAGCGACCGAACGTCTACCGGATGCGGATGAACGGCGCGGAGGTAAACCCCGTGACGGCAGGGTCGGGAACGCTGAAGGAGGCGATCAACGAGACGATGCGCGACTGGGCGACGACCGTCGAGCGCACCCACTACGTTATCGGGTCGGTCGTCGGTCCCCACCCGTTCCCGAAACTGGTGCGTGACTTCCAGTCGGTCATCAGCGAGGAGGCCCGCGCACAGGTACAGGAGCAAGCGGGACGGCTCCCCGACAGCGTCGTCGCCTGCGCGGGCGGCGGTTCGAACACGATGGGGTCGTTCCACGCGTTCGTTCCGGACTGCGCGAACCCACGGTTCGCGAACGAATCGAGCGGACGTAGTCCGCGAGACGAAGACGTGGAACTGTACGCCGTCGAGGCCGGCGGCTCGAGCCTCGAGATCGACGCCGAGGAGGGCCTCGCACCAAACTCCGCGACGCTCTCGACGGGCACCGATGGCGTGCTCCACGGCGCGATGACGAAACTCCTCCAGAGCGAAGAGGGCCAGATCGTCGAATCCCACAGCGTCAGCGCGGGGCTCGACTACGCCGGCGTCGGTCCCGAACTCGCTCACCTGGTCGAGTCGGGCCGCGTGACGCCGGCAAACGTCGACGACGACGCCGCACTGAACGGCTTCCATCGGCTGTCGAACCTCGAGGGGATCATCCCGGCGCTCGAGTCGAGTCACGCGCTGGGATACTTGGAAGAACATCACGACGAGTTGGGTGATATCGTCGTCGTCACCGTCTCCGGCCGCGGCGACAAGGACCTAGAGACCGTCCTCGAGGAGACCGAGAAACGTGATCTCGAGGCCGCGCCGGACGTGGAGGTGCTCGAGTAATGGTTGGCGAGGATCGACGACCGGAGGGAGGAGAGCCTCGAGAAACGCGAGCGGGGAGCGACGACCAGGAGCGACCCGTGAGCGCCGACGGCGGCACCGACAGCGACGTCGAGGCCGCCATCCGCGAGAACCACCCCGCACTGATCACCTACGTCACCGCGGGCGATCCTTCCCTCGAGGACACGAAAGAGTACGTCGAGGCCCTCGACCGTGGCGGCTCGGACCTGATCGAACTTGGCCTGCCGTTCTCGGAGCCGATCGCCGAGGGGCCGACGATTCAGGCGGCGATCAACCGCGCGCTCGAGGCCGGCACCACGCCAGAGGGCTTTTTCGAACTGGTCGACGACCTCGAGACTGAAGCACCGTTGCTTGTGATGACGTACTACAACATGATTCTGCAGTACGGAGCGAGCGAGGCGCCACACGCCTCGGATAGTGACGCGGCGAAGCCGCGGAACGAACCCGACGTCCGGCCGTTCGTAGAACGTGCCGCCGACGCCGGCCTCTCGGGGATCATCGTCCCCGACCTCCCGGCTGAGGAGACCGATCCCCTCCGGGAGGCCTGTGACAACCACGGACTCGACCTCGTCTTTATCGTCGCGCCGACGACCGAGGGCGAGCGCCTCGAGAACATCATGTCCCAGGTATCGGGCTTCGCCTACGTTCAGGCCCGACTCGGGACGACGGGCGCGCGGGCGAACGTCTCGACGGCGACCCACGACAGCCTTACGCGTCTCGAGGAGTACGAGGTACCGAAGGCGGTCGGCTTCGGTGTCAGCGAGGGCGACCACGCGGCCGAGATCATCGAGGCCGGTGCCGACGGCGTCATCGTCGGCAGCGCGCTGGTCGATCTGATCGCCGAACACGGCGAGGGCGACGCGCCTGCAGCTGACGCACTCGAGACAAAGGCGACCGAACTCAAACGGGGTGCGCTCCGCGGTGCAGGAATCGACCCCGATGCGTTCGACGGAAACGTACCGGAACCAGAACAGCCATAACGACGAGTTTGCTACAACCTCACAATGACTACCACCGGCACTGACGCACGACTCGAGCGGATCGGTACAGACGGATCGTACGTAATCATCCCGATGGACCACGGCATTACGATGGGCGCGGTCCAGGGGCTGAAAGAGATCGAATCGACCATCGACGGCGTCACTCGCGGCGGCGCGGACGCCGTCCTCACGCAGAAAGGGATCGCCCCACGCGTTCACGAGAACAAGAACGGCAAGGGGTACATCGTCCACCTCAACGGCTCGACGACGATCGGTCCAGACGAACAGGACAAACGAATGACTGGGACCGTCGAGGAGGCGATCCGGGCCGGCGCCGACGCCGTCTCTTTCCACATCAACGTCGGCTCGGACCACGAACCCGACCAGATCAGCCAGCTCGCGGAGGTTACCGAGAACGCCGAGCGGTTCGGTATCCCCGTCCTCGCGATGGCCTACGCCCGCGGCCCCGGCGTCGACTCCACGGACCCCGAAGCACTGGGTCACGCGGTTCGACTCGCCGAGGAACTCGGCGCGGACCTCGTCAAGACTGGCTACAGCGGCGACGCCGAGAGCTTCCAGCACGTCGTCGAGTCGACCCGGCTTCCGGTCGTCATCGCTGGCGGCTCGAAGGGGACCGACCGCGAGACGATCGAGATGGTCCGTGGCGTGATGGATGCCGGCGGCGCGGGCGTCTCGATGGGTCGATCGATCTTCCAGCACGAGGATCCCGAAGCGATCGCGACGGCCGTCAGCGGCGTCGTCCACGACGACCGCTCGGTCGACGAGGCACTGACGGAAGCAGGACTGGCCATCGAAGCCTGATACGGCCCCCTGTACGACTTACTGGTGCAACCGCGAACCAGCATGCGGTTGCGCCGTCGATGACGTCCAGCAGTCCGTCCGATCTCCGTTCTTTCATCTGCCGGTCCAAGCTTCAACCGTCCGGCTCCTGTAGGAGAGGCAAGCGCACCGTGCGTGGAGAGTTTCCATGACGGACAATCAGGATCACGACCACGACCTATCCGCTGACGACACGATCGACCGACTGACACCGGACGAGGACCTCGAGACGCGAGACCCGATCTCGAGCGTCGTTTCGCTTTCGAACGCCCTCCCGCGGGGCACAATCAGCGTCGCAGGGGGTGGGCTCTTGCTCGTCTCCGCGCTTCGGTCGCTCGCGAAGGGACAGCTTC from Natronobacterium texcoconense encodes:
- a CDS encoding 2-amino-3,7-dideoxy-D-threo-hept-6-ulosonate synthase, coding for MTTTGTDARLERIGTDGSYVIIPMDHGITMGAVQGLKEIESTIDGVTRGGADAVLTQKGIAPRVHENKNGKGYIVHLNGSTTIGPDEQDKRMTGTVEEAIRAGADAVSFHINVGSDHEPDQISQLAEVTENAERFGIPVLAMAYARGPGVDSTDPEALGHAVRLAEELGADLVKTGYSGDAESFQHVVESTRLPVVIAGGSKGTDRETIEMVRGVMDAGGAGVSMGRSIFQHEDPEAIATAVSGVVHDDRSVDEALTEAGLAIEA
- a CDS encoding MGMT family protein; amino-acid sequence: MEDVTDAGIYARESSYLDCYVQLGVASGRVLDVSFPDHPDDEATVVTDDSEESPVLERIFEYLDGLEEVTFDDVQVALTVPTDQRSILEQVRQIPYGDQVGVEALTRMTPELDADDEDDQILVRTALDANPAPILIPDHRVRDGPSAAPPAVEQKLRSLEGL
- the trpB gene encoding tryptophan synthase subunit beta translates to MSTSDYDDEKRERTSDATFGDDYGGQYVPEALMPALQELEDAYERYVLENEDGFMDEFRERMRDFGGRPTPLQRADRLSERYDREIYLKREDLVHGGAHKLNNALGQVLLAKYMGKERIIAETGAGQHGTATAMAAAHLDMPCEIYMGRTDINRQRPNVYRMRMNGAEVNPVTAGSGTLKEAINETMRDWATTVERTHYVIGSVVGPHPFPKLVRDFQSVISEEARAQVQEQAGRLPDSVVACAGGGSNTMGSFHAFVPDCANPRFANESSGRSPRDEDVELYAVEAGGSSLEIDAEEGLAPNSATLSTGTDGVLHGAMTKLLQSEEGQIVESHSVSAGLDYAGVGPELAHLVESGRVTPANVDDDAALNGFHRLSNLEGIIPALESSHALGYLEEHHDELGDIVVVTVSGRGDKDLETVLEETEKRDLEAAPDVEVLE
- the trpC gene encoding indole-3-glycerol phosphate synthase yields the protein MNSSTALAPEVESILAAARERPGGDTPLEVAPRPFSDALERAETDGRVPVIAEVKPTSPTADGTREDDPVELAEAMVAGGATAISVLTEPTHFGGSPETLTRVREAVDVPVLRKDFLLREEQLDVVEADLVLVIARFVDNLADLVTAARDRGFQPLVEVHDEAELEAALEADADLIGVNNRDLARLEVDLGTFESVSADVPDDVTLIAESGISTPADVRRMRAAGADALLVGSAIMDHGAEEADVEANTRRLTRSTVEEET
- the trpA gene encoding tryptophan synthase subunit alpha, with protein sequence MVGEDRRPEGGEPRETRAGSDDQERPVSADGGTDSDVEAAIRENHPALITYVTAGDPSLEDTKEYVEALDRGGSDLIELGLPFSEPIAEGPTIQAAINRALEAGTTPEGFFELVDDLETEAPLLVMTYYNMILQYGASEAPHASDSDAAKPRNEPDVRPFVERAADAGLSGIIVPDLPAEETDPLREACDNHGLDLVFIVAPTTEGERLENIMSQVSGFAYVQARLGTTGARANVSTATHDSLTRLEEYEVPKAVGFGVSEGDHAAEIIEAGADGVIVGSALVDLIAEHGEGDAPAADALETKATELKRGALRGAGIDPDAFDGNVPEPEQP
- a CDS encoding CPBP family intramembrane glutamic endopeptidase codes for the protein MADWATFAGITGVVLVLLLVLSHLTQSTFSDDPEATASDDDPLENSRSDLESDPLGVSQESGPNVDESEADSAVDVAALMEETDESDQLDSGPDEGERPDKPNRPAHGEVDPASLSTGAILANVALSQGMFALVLIGAAIYTGLPAEALGIEFSLSYLETGLLVGIGAGLVLYAANEIGAATATWFGFDHDEQLRELLAPETTRGWVILLVGVLPIIAVFEELLFRAALIGALSMGFGIDPWLLAVLSSIAFGIGHGMQGSVGIVVTGLLGFVLATVFIFTGSLLVVVVAHYLINALEFLVHEGLGLEWAETIES